A single genomic interval of Arthrobacter globiformis harbors:
- a CDS encoding IclR family transcriptional regulator, producing MANSVSGDSVVDRVVRVIAAFPAGVTVLQLSELAERADLPLTTAHRLVRQLATHGLLETSPGGSVRLGLRLWELVNRNSPTLALRQAAMPFMEDIQHVLNQNVNLAVLDGWEALFVERLSRRGSVANRAQIAGRMAVHVSSAGLALMSHQPKPVQAEYLDQFADPAGKVGSDGVRALLAEAANQGYAELAGVIDPDTWGIAVPVLDGQKRAVAAIGVVVPLREMRMQALVPALQTAARGIARRLTEGAG from the coding sequence GTGGCCAATTCAGTTTCCGGGGATTCGGTGGTGGACAGAGTGGTGCGCGTCATCGCGGCCTTCCCGGCCGGCGTCACGGTCCTGCAGCTGTCCGAACTGGCGGAGCGCGCGGATCTGCCCCTCACCACAGCGCACCGCCTGGTGCGTCAGCTCGCCACGCACGGGCTTCTGGAAACCAGCCCCGGCGGCTCGGTGCGGCTGGGGCTGCGGCTATGGGAGCTGGTGAACCGCAATTCGCCAACACTGGCCTTGCGCCAGGCAGCCATGCCCTTCATGGAGGACATCCAGCACGTCCTGAACCAGAATGTGAACCTCGCGGTGCTGGACGGTTGGGAAGCCCTGTTCGTGGAGCGGCTGTCCCGCCGCGGTTCCGTGGCAAACCGGGCGCAGATCGCCGGCCGGATGGCGGTCCACGTGTCGTCGGCCGGCCTGGCCCTGATGTCGCACCAGCCGAAGCCTGTCCAAGCCGAATACCTGGACCAGTTTGCCGATCCCGCCGGGAAGGTAGGAAGTGACGGGGTGCGCGCCCTGCTGGCTGAGGCAGCAAACCAGGGGTATGCCGAACTGGCGGGAGTGATCGATCCTGACACGTGGGGAATCGCTGTCCCCGTGCTGGACGGCCAGAAGCGCGCGGTGGCGGCGATCGGCGTTGTGGTTCCCCTGCGGGAGATGCGCATGCAGGCGCTGGTACCCGCGCTTCAGACGGCGGCGCGAGGCATCGCACGGCGCCTGACCGAGGGCGCCGGCTAA
- a CDS encoding MFS transporter gives MSTLSVARRSQWPVWLCWLAMVLDGFDLVVLGTVIPTLIKTHELGFDAIGATYAATISLVGVGIGALFIAPLSDRLGRRRLLVACVAWFSLFTIAVVFAPNVAVFGIFRLLAGLGLGACLPAALAYMNDYAPAGTAGKSTTRTMTGYHVGAVATAFLALLVVPDWRIMFIVGGVAGFALVPLLWFRLPETLPPSHAAEQETAAAGAVTRSREARPAATPRAEAPQASIRDLIRKPYPFVALGIAVASFMGLLLVYGLNTWLPQLMASAGYTVSAGLVLLLVLNVGAVAGLVVAGILADKHGTKKIVLLWFGLSAVFLAVLSIKVQSELLLNAAVFVTGVFVFSSQVLVYAWVSQLFPARLRGTALGFAAGVGRFGAIMGPAVTGTLVAAGIAYPWGFYVFAAAAVLAVVALVTVPHAIAAAPGREAAVEHS, from the coding sequence ATGTCAACGCTCTCTGTTGCCCGCCGCTCCCAGTGGCCTGTCTGGCTTTGCTGGCTGGCCATGGTGCTGGACGGATTCGACCTGGTGGTGCTGGGCACCGTCATACCTACCCTGATTAAGACCCACGAGCTGGGCTTCGATGCCATCGGGGCCACCTACGCAGCCACCATCTCGCTGGTGGGCGTGGGCATCGGGGCACTTTTCATCGCACCGCTTTCCGACCGGCTGGGACGGCGCCGCCTCCTCGTGGCCTGCGTGGCGTGGTTTTCCCTCTTCACGATCGCGGTCGTCTTTGCGCCGAACGTCGCCGTTTTCGGCATCTTCCGCCTCCTCGCCGGGCTGGGCCTGGGCGCCTGCCTTCCCGCCGCACTGGCGTACATGAACGACTACGCCCCGGCCGGCACCGCCGGCAAGTCCACGACCAGGACCATGACCGGGTACCACGTGGGTGCCGTCGCCACCGCGTTCCTGGCCCTTCTGGTGGTGCCGGACTGGCGCATCATGTTCATCGTCGGCGGCGTGGCCGGTTTCGCCCTGGTCCCGCTCCTGTGGTTCCGGCTGCCGGAGACCCTCCCGCCGTCGCACGCGGCGGAGCAAGAAACAGCTGCAGCAGGAGCAGTAACCCGGAGCCGCGAGGCCCGGCCCGCCGCCACGCCGCGGGCCGAAGCACCCCAGGCCAGCATCCGCGACCTCATCCGCAAGCCCTACCCCTTCGTCGCCCTCGGCATCGCGGTGGCCTCATTCATGGGACTCCTGCTGGTCTACGGCCTGAACACCTGGCTCCCGCAGCTCATGGCCTCCGCCGGGTACACGGTGAGCGCAGGCCTCGTGCTGCTGCTGGTGCTGAATGTCGGCGCCGTCGCGGGCCTCGTGGTGGCCGGCATCCTGGCGGACAAGCACGGAACTAAGAAGATTGTCCTGTTGTGGTTCGGGCTTTCCGCCGTCTTCCTTGCCGTCCTCAGCATCAAGGTCCAAAGCGAGCTGCTGCTCAACGCGGCCGTGTTCGTGACCGGCGTCTTCGTTTTCAGCTCCCAGGTCCTGGTCTACGCCTGGGTCAGCCAGCTGTTCCCGGCCCGGCTCCGCGGCACCGCCCTCGGCTTCGCGGCCGGCGTGGGCAGGTTCGGCGCGATCATGGGGCCGGCCGTCACCGGAACGCTGGTGGCCGCCGGCATCGCGTACCCGTGGGGCTTCTACGTGTTCGCGGCCGCCGCCGTCCTTGCGGTCGTTGCACTGGTGACGGTCCCCCATGCGATCGCCGCGGCACCCGGCCGGGAGGCCGCCGTCGAACACTCATGA
- a CDS encoding molybdopterin oxidoreductase family protein, protein MTDRIADIWGERTPHGSGQAWPERVDQVLAEGLTDGDVDRWVQSACVLCSNGCGCDIAVKDGKLVGIRGRAQDRVNRGRLGPKGLYGSWQGEEHPDRLTRPLIRVDGRLVETDWDTAMGRIVERSKELLASKGPLSHGFYTSGQLFLEEYYALGMLGKAGIGTPHMDGNTRLCTATAAAALKESFGADGQPGSYTDIDECSAIFLYGHNMAETQTVLWSRVLDRLDGPNPPRLVCIDPRDTEVARRADVHLPVHPGTNLALMNGLVRELFANGWIDEDYIAEHTANVDQLRSVVEPWTPEKVAETCGVQAADVRRAAEIFGTEDRVLSTVLQGFYQSAHATASACQVDNLHLLRGMLGRPGCGLLQMNGQPTAQNNRECGADGDLPGFRNWENPQHVQDLARLWNVDPGIIPDWAPPTHALQIFRYVEQGSIELLWISATNPAVSMPQLERIRHILDQDSLFLVVQDIYLTETAQYADVVLPCAAWGEKTGTFTNADRTVHLSEKAVDPPGEARSDLDVFLEYARWMGFTDKDGRPLLDWSGPEDGFEAWKECSRGRPCDYTGLSYNKLRGGSGIQWPCTEGLPDGTERLYTDGGFPTAPEYCESFGHDLLTGATTGETEYKATVQPGKAWLKALDYTPPHEEPDADYPLRYTTGRTAYHFHTRTKTGRSRRLNDAAPEPWIEMSVEDAARAGCQEGDIARVTSRRGSLEVPVRVGDIRPGTVFAPFHYGYWDTSDGDTSDGGPHRAANELTITEWDPVSKQPLFKNAAVRVEKLRSGDGPSKAPDTTASRRATGAQR, encoded by the coding sequence ATGACCGATCGGATCGCAGACATCTGGGGCGAACGGACGCCCCACGGTAGCGGCCAGGCCTGGCCAGAGCGCGTGGACCAGGTCCTGGCCGAGGGGTTGACCGACGGCGACGTGGACCGCTGGGTGCAGTCGGCCTGCGTCCTGTGCAGCAATGGGTGCGGCTGCGACATCGCCGTCAAGGACGGGAAACTGGTGGGCATTCGCGGCCGCGCGCAGGACCGGGTGAACCGCGGCCGGCTGGGGCCCAAAGGCCTCTACGGCAGCTGGCAGGGCGAGGAGCACCCAGACCGCCTGACCCGGCCGCTGATCCGGGTGGACGGCCGGCTGGTGGAAACCGACTGGGACACCGCCATGGGCCGGATCGTGGAGCGGAGCAAGGAACTCCTGGCCAGCAAGGGCCCGCTCAGCCACGGCTTCTACACCAGCGGTCAGCTTTTCCTGGAGGAATATTACGCGCTGGGGATGCTCGGCAAGGCCGGGATCGGGACGCCGCACATGGACGGCAACACGCGGCTGTGCACCGCCACGGCCGCGGCCGCGCTGAAGGAGTCCTTCGGCGCCGACGGCCAGCCGGGAAGCTATACGGACATCGATGAATGCAGCGCCATCTTCCTCTACGGCCACAACATGGCCGAGACGCAGACGGTCCTGTGGTCGCGCGTGCTGGACCGGCTGGACGGGCCCAACCCGCCACGGCTCGTATGTATCGATCCGCGCGACACCGAGGTGGCCCGGCGTGCCGACGTGCACCTGCCGGTTCATCCGGGCACCAACCTGGCGCTGATGAATGGCTTGGTCCGCGAGCTTTTCGCCAACGGCTGGATCGATGAGGACTATATCGCCGAACACACCGCCAACGTGGACCAGCTGCGCAGCGTGGTGGAGCCGTGGACTCCGGAGAAAGTGGCGGAAACCTGCGGCGTGCAGGCTGCCGACGTGCGGCGCGCGGCGGAGATCTTCGGCACCGAAGACAGGGTGCTTTCCACGGTCCTGCAGGGCTTCTACCAGTCGGCCCACGCGACGGCGTCCGCGTGCCAGGTCGACAACCTGCACCTGCTCCGCGGCATGTTGGGCAGGCCCGGCTGCGGCCTGCTGCAGATGAACGGCCAGCCCACTGCCCAGAACAACAGGGAATGCGGGGCCGACGGCGACCTGCCGGGCTTCCGTAACTGGGAGAACCCGCAGCACGTGCAGGACCTGGCCCGGCTGTGGAACGTGGACCCGGGAATCATCCCGGACTGGGCTCCGCCGACGCACGCCCTGCAGATCTTCCGCTACGTTGAACAGGGTTCCATCGAGCTGCTGTGGATTTCCGCCACGAACCCGGCCGTGTCCATGCCGCAGCTCGAACGCATCCGGCACATCCTGGACCAGGACAGCCTATTCCTGGTGGTGCAGGACATCTACCTCACCGAAACGGCGCAGTATGCCGACGTCGTCCTCCCCTGCGCTGCCTGGGGCGAGAAGACCGGCACCTTTACCAACGCTGACCGGACCGTCCACCTGTCCGAGAAGGCCGTCGACCCGCCAGGCGAGGCCCGGAGCGACCTCGACGTGTTCCTCGAGTATGCCCGCTGGATGGGGTTCACGGACAAGGACGGGCGGCCGCTGCTGGACTGGTCCGGCCCGGAGGACGGCTTCGAGGCGTGGAAGGAATGCTCGCGCGGCCGGCCGTGCGACTACACAGGCCTTAGCTACAACAAACTCAGGGGCGGCAGCGGCATCCAGTGGCCGTGCACCGAGGGGCTGCCAGACGGCACCGAACGGCTGTACACCGACGGCGGGTTTCCCACCGCGCCGGAGTACTGCGAGTCCTTCGGCCACGACCTCCTCACCGGCGCCACCACGGGCGAAACCGAGTACAAGGCAACGGTGCAGCCCGGGAAGGCCTGGCTCAAGGCCCTCGACTACACCCCGCCGCACGAGGAACCGGACGCCGACTACCCGCTGCGCTACACCACCGGCCGGACCGCATACCACTTCCACACACGGACCAAGACCGGCCGCAGCCGCCGGCTCAACGACGCCGCGCCGGAGCCATGGATCGAGATGTCCGTCGAGGACGCCGCGCGCGCCGGCTGCCAGGAAGGGGACATCGCCCGGGTGACGTCCCGCCGCGGCAGTCTAGAAGTTCCGGTGCGTGTCGGCGACATCCGGCCCGGCACCGTCTTCGCGCCCTTCCACTACGGGTACTGGGACACGTCCGACGGCGACACGTCCGACGGCGGGCCGCACCGGGCGGCGAACGAACTCACCATCACCGAATGGGACCCGGTGTCCAAGCAGCCGCTCTTCAAGAACGCCGCCGTCCGGGTGGAAAAGCTGCGAAGCGGCGACGGCCCCTCGAAGGCCCCGGACACCACCGCATCCCGCCGCGCAACAGGAGCCCAGCGATGA
- a CDS encoding FUSC family protein, which produces MKLLAEMFTLAPANKDHHVAVRCAVGVFVPLITLVLLGRLDLAIFASFGAFTGIYGRGELHRKRFFIQVRAGALMLLVILLATLTARTVHAGGLSPAASIWLQVLATTLVAGGCSLVIARWRHRPAGSLFHIFAFAAIASIPNQPPLWQCMLVSALTTLFCLAVGLSSRVLRSHRTPWEMPSPVRLTAEEKRAAGLEALGYLVAAGLAGATATLVGQLLGFGHNYWAMVAAVVPLVGRTTRHRIARGIQRIIGTVLGLILLAGILLLQPVPWQTVLVIAICQFGAELFIARNYVLAQVFVTPLALISTLLVSPAAPGILLRDRIVETVIGATVGIAVVLAPAVWSRISRRTSAEVRAR; this is translated from the coding sequence GTGAAGCTGCTGGCCGAGATGTTCACCCTTGCCCCGGCGAACAAGGATCATCACGTCGCCGTGCGGTGCGCCGTGGGCGTCTTCGTGCCGCTGATCACCCTGGTGCTCCTGGGCCGCTTGGACCTGGCGATCTTTGCCTCCTTCGGCGCATTCACCGGCATTTACGGCCGCGGGGAGCTGCACCGCAAGCGGTTCTTCATCCAGGTCCGGGCGGGTGCGCTCATGCTGCTGGTGATCCTGCTGGCCACGCTGACGGCCCGCACCGTGCATGCCGGCGGCCTGTCCCCGGCCGCGAGCATCTGGCTGCAGGTGCTGGCTACCACCCTCGTGGCCGGCGGCTGCTCACTGGTGATCGCCCGGTGGCGGCACCGGCCGGCGGGCTCGCTGTTCCACATCTTCGCCTTCGCGGCGATCGCGTCCATCCCCAACCAGCCGCCGTTGTGGCAGTGCATGCTGGTATCCGCCCTGACCACGCTCTTTTGCCTGGCCGTCGGGCTGTCCTCCCGGGTGCTGCGGAGCCACCGGACGCCGTGGGAGATGCCCTCGCCCGTCCGCCTTACCGCGGAAGAGAAGCGGGCGGCCGGGCTCGAGGCGCTGGGCTACCTCGTGGCAGCGGGGCTCGCAGGCGCCACCGCCACCCTCGTAGGCCAGCTGCTTGGCTTCGGGCACAACTACTGGGCCATGGTGGCGGCCGTGGTTCCGCTGGTGGGACGCACCACGCGGCACCGCATCGCCCGCGGCATCCAGAGGATCATCGGCACGGTGCTGGGCCTCATTCTCCTCGCGGGCATCCTGCTGCTGCAGCCCGTGCCGTGGCAGACGGTCCTGGTGATCGCCATCTGCCAGTTCGGCGCAGAGCTCTTCATCGCCCGGAACTACGTGCTGGCCCAGGTCTTCGTTACGCCGCTGGCGCTGATCTCCACGCTGCTCGTCTCCCCGGCCGCACCCGGCATCCTGCTCCGGGACCGGATCGTGGAAACGGTGATCGGCGCCACCGTTGGAATCGCCGTGGTGCTGGCCCCCGCCGTGTGGTCCCGGATTTCGCGGCGGACCTCTGCGGAAGTGCGGGCGCGGTAG
- a CDS encoding amino acid-binding protein has protein sequence MPDTPAAELSCEVCGQMPEPTKTRLTVANVAVMLPIELLVHALVVQTHLPYLAKVLVLTLTATVLVIWVAEPSAARILRRWLHAPALRHRRRLGTAPALWRARTVLRDEPGSLKRITRSLALLDTNILGIHVHPVRGGVMDEFVISAPGEVSERQLLEALTDGGGRSSQVWPTTALAMADGQTRALSLAARIAATPGELPLAVAELLSARILDPGSESARHALANGTETNDAGTILKIPTAWHGPITFFRPGEPFTPAESARAHRLAELAEILAHREPLRVGQNPEGLRGV, from the coding sequence ATGCCGGACACCCCAGCGGCGGAACTGAGCTGCGAGGTCTGCGGGCAGATGCCTGAACCCACCAAGACGCGCCTCACGGTGGCCAATGTCGCTGTCATGCTCCCGATCGAACTGCTGGTGCACGCGCTGGTGGTGCAGACGCATCTGCCTTATCTGGCCAAGGTGCTGGTCCTGACGCTGACGGCCACCGTCCTGGTCATCTGGGTGGCAGAGCCGTCCGCCGCGCGGATCCTGCGGCGGTGGCTCCACGCACCGGCGCTGCGTCACCGGCGGCGCCTGGGCACGGCACCTGCGCTGTGGCGAGCCCGGACCGTGCTACGCGACGAGCCCGGCTCCCTCAAGCGGATAACCAGGTCCCTGGCGCTGCTGGACACCAACATACTGGGCATCCACGTCCATCCGGTTCGAGGCGGCGTGATGGACGAATTCGTGATCTCCGCCCCCGGCGAGGTCAGCGAGCGCCAGCTGCTGGAGGCCCTGACGGACGGCGGCGGACGGAGCTCGCAGGTCTGGCCCACCACCGCCTTGGCCATGGCCGACGGACAGACCAGGGCCCTGAGCCTGGCCGCCCGGATCGCCGCCACTCCCGGGGAGCTGCCGCTGGCCGTGGCGGAACTGCTGTCCGCCCGAATCCTCGACCCCGGCAGCGAGTCAGCCCGCCACGCCCTAGCGAACGGCACGGAAACGAACGACGCCGGCACCATCCTGAAGATTCCCACCGCCTGGCACGGACCCATCACCTTTTTCCGTCCCGGCGAGCCGTTCACGCCAGCCGAGTCGGCCCGCGCCCACCGGCTCGCGGAGCTCGCCGAAATCCTGGCGCACCGGGAGCCCCTGCGGGTCGGTCAGAACCCGGAGGGGTTGCGGGGCGTGTAG
- a CDS encoding aldo/keto reductase: protein MKTVRLGNSGLEISAVVLGMMSYGDPEKGSHGWSVGLDEARPFVRRAYEAGITTFDTANVYSAGSSEEITGTLLKELAPREEVQIATKVHGRMRQARNGAGLSRAAIMHEIDASLTRLGTDYVDLYQIHRYDPVTPVEETMEALHDVVKAGKARYIGASSMWAWQFARMQHAAELHGWTRFVSMQDQYNLLEREEEREMHPFCLVTGVGVIPWSPLARGNLTRPWGAAGSGTRQDTDEFGKGLYKQDEDANRAIVDAVAAVADDRGVPMAQIALAWSAGKSAVTAPIIGATKERHIDDAAAAVGLSLTESEIRRLEESYTPRNPSGF, encoded by the coding sequence ATGAAAACGGTCCGACTTGGAAACTCCGGGCTGGAAATCAGCGCCGTTGTCCTGGGCATGATGAGCTACGGCGATCCGGAGAAGGGGTCGCACGGGTGGAGCGTGGGACTCGATGAAGCCAGGCCCTTCGTACGGCGCGCCTACGAGGCGGGGATCACCACCTTCGATACAGCAAATGTGTACTCTGCCGGCTCGAGCGAGGAAATCACCGGCACCCTGCTCAAGGAACTGGCCCCCCGTGAGGAGGTCCAGATCGCCACCAAGGTCCACGGCCGAATGCGCCAGGCCCGCAACGGGGCAGGCCTCAGCCGGGCCGCGATCATGCATGAGATCGATGCGTCCCTCACCCGGCTTGGCACCGACTACGTCGACCTCTATCAGATCCACCGCTATGACCCGGTGACCCCGGTCGAGGAGACAATGGAGGCCCTGCACGACGTCGTGAAGGCGGGAAAGGCGCGGTACATCGGAGCGTCAAGCATGTGGGCCTGGCAATTCGCCCGGATGCAGCATGCGGCGGAGCTGCATGGCTGGACCAGGTTCGTGTCCATGCAGGACCAGTACAACCTCCTCGAGCGGGAGGAGGAACGCGAGATGCACCCGTTCTGCCTGGTCACGGGTGTGGGCGTCATCCCCTGGAGCCCGTTGGCGCGCGGAAACCTGACCCGGCCGTGGGGTGCTGCCGGGTCCGGGACCCGGCAGGACACGGACGAGTTCGGCAAGGGGCTGTACAAGCAGGACGAGGACGCGAACAGGGCCATCGTTGATGCAGTCGCCGCTGTGGCGGACGATCGTGGCGTGCCAATGGCGCAAATCGCTTTGGCCTGGAGCGCGGGCAAGTCCGCCGTCACCGCCCCCATCATTGGGGCGACGAAGGAACGCCATATCGACGACGCCGCTGCCGCCGTCGGGCTTTCACTGACCGAGTCGGAGATCCGGCGCCTCGAAGAGAGCTACACGCCCCGCAACCCCTCCGGGTTCTGA
- a CDS encoding MFS transporter, with product MSLPDTEAVTTQAQSPESRDTNPGKDGVQRRTNVRWKLFLLLLVLVAVNYIDRGSISVALPIIQKEFNLAPELVGLLLSAFFWTYALMQIPVGLLIDKFGPRKVMTASCVGWGAATAASGMAGGFLSMFIARLGIGITEAGVMPAGGKLNAIWMHKSERGRGATILDAGAPLGAGLGGLLIAGLIASTGSWRTSFVIAGAATVLMGLAVWWYVRDNPRQHRGVNTAEAEYIEASHAAEDAEAELDGSKGKRALLPYLKYRSFWAMCFGWLGFNGVFYGLLTWGPLYLAQAKGFDLKTIGWSTFVIFGAGFVGEILGGTIADKWRASGASANRVMRTLLGISSVVVVGGLIGVTVVADPTTAVVLLSVVMFFLRWVGLFWSIPSILGGRTNAGVLGGAMNFSGNISGFVTPIAVGLIVGATGSYTWALLYFVGSAIIMGISVLTLNYNKRLPV from the coding sequence GTGTCTCTCCCAGATACTGAAGCAGTGACAACCCAGGCCCAATCCCCAGAATCCCGCGACACCAACCCCGGCAAGGACGGCGTGCAACGGCGCACCAACGTCCGCTGGAAGCTGTTCCTGCTGCTGCTCGTCCTGGTCGCCGTCAACTACATCGACCGCGGCTCCATCTCCGTGGCGCTGCCCATCATTCAAAAGGAGTTCAACCTCGCCCCGGAACTCGTGGGCCTCCTGCTCTCCGCGTTCTTCTGGACCTACGCCCTGATGCAGATCCCGGTCGGTTTGCTGATCGACAAGTTCGGCCCGCGCAAGGTCATGACCGCCTCCTGCGTGGGCTGGGGCGCCGCCACCGCCGCTTCCGGCATGGCCGGCGGCTTCCTCAGCATGTTCATCGCCCGGCTGGGCATCGGCATCACTGAGGCCGGCGTCATGCCGGCAGGCGGCAAGCTGAACGCCATCTGGATGCACAAGTCGGAGCGTGGCCGCGGCGCCACCATCCTGGACGCCGGCGCTCCCCTCGGAGCCGGCCTGGGCGGCCTCCTCATCGCCGGGCTCATTGCCTCCACCGGCAGCTGGCGCACGTCGTTCGTCATCGCCGGCGCTGCCACCGTCCTGATGGGCCTGGCCGTCTGGTGGTATGTCCGCGACAATCCCCGCCAGCACCGCGGCGTCAACACGGCCGAGGCCGAGTACATCGAAGCCTCCCACGCCGCCGAGGACGCCGAAGCCGAACTCGACGGCAGCAAGGGCAAGCGCGCCCTGCTCCCATACCTGAAGTACCGCTCCTTCTGGGCCATGTGCTTCGGCTGGCTGGGCTTCAACGGCGTGTTCTACGGCCTGCTCACCTGGGGCCCGCTGTACCTCGCCCAGGCCAAGGGCTTCGATCTCAAAACCATCGGCTGGTCCACCTTCGTCATCTTCGGGGCCGGGTTCGTCGGCGAGATCCTGGGCGGCACGATTGCCGACAAGTGGCGGGCGTCCGGCGCCTCCGCCAACCGCGTCATGCGGACGCTGCTGGGCATCTCCAGCGTCGTGGTGGTGGGCGGCCTCATCGGGGTGACTGTCGTCGCGGACCCGACCACCGCCGTCGTCCTCCTCTCCGTGGTGATGTTCTTCCTCCGCTGGGTAGGCCTGTTCTGGAGCATCCCGTCCATCCTGGGCGGCCGCACCAACGCCGGTGTCCTCGGCGGGGCCATGAATTTCAGCGGCAACATCTCCGGGTTCGTCACCCCGATCGCCGTCGGCCTGATCGTTGGCGCCACCGGCTCCTACACCTGGGCGCTGCTCTACTTCGTGGGATCCGCCATCATCATGGGAATCTCCGTGCTCACGCTCAACTACAACAAGCGCCTGCCCGTCTAG
- a CDS encoding MFS transporter — protein sequence MSINSQTRGSVSDAKPKGGENSMKRVVAASFVGTTLEYYDFFAYSTAASIVFPILFFPGSEPATGLLLALATYAVGYVVRPLGAAIFGHFGDKIGRKNVLVTTLLLMGLASAAVGLLPTYENIGVWAPVLLVSLRFLQGIGIGGEWGGAALMVTESDKSGRRGLFGSLVQTAAPTGLLLATGIFTLMSSAFSKEAFLAWGWRIPFLISFVLVAIGLYIRMKLAESPIFEATEKKAAEKKHEEVKAPLLYVFKHYKKQLALAVGARIGSDIAFYIFALFVLVYGTEHLGLPKSLALAASTISAVAQMISIPLFGALSDRVGRRPVMIGGAIGGIIYSFVFIAMLDSRDPFLVLIAPAIGLVIVAAMYAPVASFIPELFATKVRYTGSAVGFQLAGVFGGGFAPLIAIQLIVLTSSGFAVAGYLSAALLLMVFCVYVAKETSKITMNEAGKTASTTR from the coding sequence ATGTCGATTAATTCCCAAACCCGAGGTTCCGTCTCCGACGCCAAGCCGAAGGGCGGCGAAAACTCAATGAAGAGGGTCGTCGCCGCGAGCTTCGTCGGCACCACGCTTGAGTACTACGACTTCTTTGCCTACAGCACAGCCGCCTCCATCGTATTCCCCATCCTGTTTTTCCCTGGTTCAGAGCCCGCCACGGGCCTCCTCCTGGCCTTGGCCACCTACGCTGTGGGCTACGTTGTCCGTCCCCTGGGCGCCGCCATCTTCGGCCACTTCGGTGACAAAATCGGCCGCAAAAACGTCCTTGTCACGACGCTGCTCCTGATGGGCCTGGCCAGCGCCGCCGTCGGGCTCCTGCCCACCTACGAAAACATCGGCGTCTGGGCTCCGGTCCTTCTGGTCAGCCTGCGCTTCCTGCAGGGCATCGGCATCGGCGGCGAGTGGGGCGGCGCGGCCCTCATGGTCACCGAGTCGGACAAGAGCGGCCGGCGCGGGCTCTTCGGCAGCCTCGTCCAAACCGCTGCCCCTACCGGCCTGCTCCTGGCCACCGGCATCTTCACGCTCATGTCTTCGGCTTTCTCCAAGGAAGCCTTCCTCGCCTGGGGCTGGCGGATCCCCTTCCTGATCAGCTTCGTTCTGGTAGCCATCGGCCTCTACATCCGGATGAAGCTCGCGGAATCGCCGATCTTCGAAGCGACGGAAAAGAAGGCCGCGGAGAAGAAGCACGAAGAGGTCAAGGCCCCGCTCCTGTACGTCTTCAAGCACTACAAGAAGCAGCTGGCCCTTGCAGTCGGTGCCCGCATCGGCAGCGACATCGCGTTCTACATCTTTGCGCTGTTCGTCCTCGTCTACGGAACCGAGCACCTGGGCCTGCCCAAGAGCCTGGCCCTGGCCGCCTCGACCATTTCCGCTGTTGCGCAGATGATCAGCATCCCGCTGTTCGGCGCGCTCTCGGACCGGGTGGGCCGCAGGCCCGTCATGATCGGCGGCGCCATCGGGGGCATCATCTACAGCTTCGTATTCATTGCGATGCTCGACTCCAGGGACCCGTTCCTGGTGCTCATCGCCCCTGCCATCGGCCTGGTGATCGTTGCAGCCATGTACGCCCCGGTCGCCTCGTTCATCCCCGAACTGTTCGCAACCAAGGTCCGGTACACCGGCTCCGCCGTCGGTTTCCAGCTCGCCGGCGTTTTCGGCGGTGGTTTCGCCCCGCTGATCGCCATCCAACTGATCGTCCTGACCAGCTCCGGATTCGCCGTGGCAGGTTACCTGTCCGCCGCGCTTCTGCTCATGGTGTTCTGCGTCTACGTCGCCAAAGAAACGTCCAAGATCACCATGAACGAGGCCGGCAAGACGGCCAGCACCACACGATAA